One region of Pseudomonas alvandae genomic DNA includes:
- a CDS encoding DUF4387 domain-containing protein, which produces MTKLRDVCRHVRSKQAGPFWITFDVFFNGRESFERYSDCAALSPAQFASLYGADPERVKRIAVPDLEMVKISYPRATPQGGMVERDMHAGQQYVRLLDVVID; this is translated from the coding sequence ATGACCAAGTTGCGTGATGTCTGCCGACATGTGCGATCCAAACAGGCGGGACCGTTCTGGATCACGTTCGATGTCTTTTTCAACGGGCGCGAGAGTTTCGAGCGCTATAGCGACTGCGCGGCGCTGTCCCCGGCGCAATTCGCAAGTCTCTACGGAGCTGATCCCGAACGGGTCAAGCGCATCGCCGTGCCCGACCTGGAAATGGTCAAGATTTCCTATCCCCGTGCAACGCCCCAAGGCGGAATGGTCGAGCGGGACATGCACGCCGGCCAGCAATATGTGCGCCTGCTCGATGTGGTGATCGACTGA
- a CDS encoding acyclic terpene utilization AtuA family protein, protein MEQLFEGCVKVIVPCGSLGAGVREEEIEYGLAAGAQVIATDAGSTDSGAAYLALGKSKNNRGAVKRDLTILMKAQAKSGVPIIVGTAGQAGGDLNLDWTRDIAVEIARELGVSPKIALIYCEQDKQTIKRLNAQGRIKPLPPHTELDDETVDSCEHIVAALGVEPFLAALDAGADIILAGRSTDTAVIGCYPIWKGAPWGPSWHAGKTGECGVQCAVNPTLGSGILLSVDANGFEVEPLSQDNQCTPHSVSAHMLYENSDPFRLLEPGGILNVADARYTDLNGRAVRVEGSRWEPMPYTMKLEGAAAGMYQTIMLVGIQDPDVLKDIDGFHDRLLDALYKRTRQSIPSEELGEFHISLRMYGWNAVTGVKPAAGTLPPPEIGMLFVATAATQEMANTIAHACNPYFFHYPSVMGKELPSYGFAFTPADIPRGQIFEFKLNHVVQLEDPLELVRLEWIDLSDRSMAVKELA, encoded by the coding sequence ATGGAGCAGTTATTTGAAGGTTGCGTAAAGGTAATCGTTCCCTGTGGTTCTTTGGGAGCAGGTGTTCGCGAAGAAGAAATTGAATACGGGTTGGCGGCAGGGGCCCAAGTCATTGCCACGGACGCAGGCTCCACGGACAGCGGTGCGGCCTATCTCGCACTTGGAAAGTCCAAGAACAATCGCGGTGCAGTCAAGCGCGACCTGACCATTCTAATGAAGGCGCAGGCCAAGTCCGGTGTACCGATTATTGTGGGGACCGCGGGGCAGGCGGGCGGCGATCTCAATCTGGATTGGACGCGGGATATTGCCGTGGAGATCGCGCGGGAGTTGGGCGTGTCGCCGAAGATTGCGCTCATTTATTGCGAGCAGGACAAGCAGACAATTAAACGCTTGAATGCGCAAGGTCGTATCAAGCCGCTCCCACCTCATACCGAGCTGGACGATGAGACGGTGGACAGTTGTGAGCACATTGTCGCGGCACTCGGCGTGGAGCCCTTTCTCGCTGCGCTGGATGCAGGCGCCGATATCATATTGGCCGGCCGCTCGACCGATACCGCAGTCATCGGCTGCTACCCCATCTGGAAAGGCGCGCCTTGGGGCCCGTCGTGGCACGCCGGCAAGACCGGGGAATGTGGCGTGCAGTGTGCCGTCAACCCGACGCTGGGGTCGGGCATCTTGTTGAGCGTCGACGCGAATGGCTTCGAAGTCGAGCCGCTGAGCCAGGACAACCAGTGCACGCCCCACAGTGTCTCGGCCCATATGTTGTACGAGAACAGCGACCCGTTTCGGTTGCTGGAGCCCGGCGGCATCTTGAATGTTGCCGATGCGCGTTACACCGATTTGAATGGCCGTGCTGTCCGGGTAGAAGGCTCGCGGTGGGAACCCATGCCGTACACCATGAAGTTGGAAGGCGCCGCGGCCGGTATGTATCAGACCATCATGTTGGTGGGCATCCAGGATCCCGACGTGCTCAAGGATATTGACGGTTTTCATGATCGTTTGCTGGACGCGCTCTATAAAAGAACCCGGCAATCCATTCCGTCCGAGGAGTTGGGTGAATTTCATATTTCCCTGCGGATGTATGGATGGAATGCTGTTACCGGTGTAAAGCCCGCCGCTGGAACATTGCCGCCACCTGAAATAGGCATGTTATTTGTGGCAACCGCTGCCACTCAGGAAATGGCCAATACCATTGCTCACGCCTGTAATCCTTATTTCTTCCATTATCCAAGTGTCATGGGCAAGGAACTGCCGTCCTACGGATTTGCCTTTACGCCGGCTGATATACCTCGCGGGCAGATATTTGAATTCAAATTGAATCATGTGGTGCAACTTGAAGATCCTTTGGAGTTGGTCCGCTTGGAGTGGATTGATTTATCGGATAGATCGATGGCTGTAAAGGAGCTTGCATAA
- a CDS encoding MmgE/PrpD family protein, whose amino-acid sequence MTDSTVARRLARYACEFREQRLPEDIIKLVRQRFIDSLACVLGAYGADPVKAALCYAAANTAQSSSVFGTRLRTTAEIAAFTNGLMVRFLDYNDGYMGLEPGHPSDNIPACLALAQAENATGAALVSAIVLAYEIQMRLQDAASLNKRGWDHVNYINIAMAAAASNLMKLDVVQTEQAINIALSGHLAMRQVRSGSLSDWKGCSAANAARNAIFAAQLARHGMTGPSPVFEGEMGFFKQVSGRFELDVDRFGTPDNGDYAIRRSLTKTFPTNGELHTAVWAALDIRKRIDGVKDIAAISIETSEFNRRVLADTPEKWLPRTRETADHSLPYNVARALLDGDISVGSYAAEKIADPAAIALMEKTSVVEDPALTALFPRHLANRVRVTLVSGEQVVSEMITGPGSVETPMTDSDFERKFRRMAMPHIDASAQAAVLEFVARLEDQTEFESLFTAMAVS is encoded by the coding sequence ATGACGGACTCGACCGTTGCGAGGCGGCTCGCGCGCTACGCCTGCGAATTCCGGGAGCAGCGACTGCCCGAAGACATCATCAAGCTGGTACGCCAGCGTTTTATCGATAGCCTGGCGTGCGTGCTGGGCGCCTACGGGGCTGATCCGGTCAAGGCAGCGTTGTGTTACGCCGCCGCGAATACGGCGCAATCCTCCAGCGTATTCGGCACCCGCCTCAGGACGACAGCCGAAATCGCCGCCTTCACCAACGGCCTGATGGTTCGTTTCCTGGACTACAACGATGGCTACATGGGCTTGGAGCCCGGCCACCCGAGCGACAACATCCCGGCCTGCCTGGCGCTGGCGCAAGCCGAAAACGCAACCGGCGCCGCGCTGGTCTCGGCCATCGTCCTGGCCTATGAAATCCAGATGCGCCTGCAGGATGCGGCCAGCTTGAACAAGCGTGGTTGGGACCACGTCAACTACATCAACATCGCGATGGCCGCAGCGGCTTCCAACCTGATGAAGCTGGACGTGGTGCAAACCGAGCAAGCCATCAACATCGCCCTGAGTGGGCACCTGGCAATGCGCCAAGTGCGCAGCGGTTCGCTGTCCGATTGGAAGGGCTGTTCCGCAGCCAATGCGGCGCGCAACGCTATTTTCGCAGCGCAGTTGGCGCGTCATGGCATGACAGGGCCGTCGCCGGTGTTTGAAGGCGAGATGGGCTTCTTCAAACAGGTTTCGGGGCGATTCGAGCTGGATGTTGATCGTTTCGGTACACCCGACAATGGCGACTACGCCATACGCCGCTCCCTGACCAAGACGTTTCCCACCAATGGCGAGCTGCACACGGCCGTCTGGGCGGCTCTGGATATCCGCAAGCGGATTGACGGTGTGAAGGACATTGCCGCGATTTCAATCGAAACGTCCGAATTCAACCGTCGAGTGCTCGCCGATACCCCTGAGAAATGGTTGCCGAGAACCCGCGAAACGGCTGACCACAGCTTGCCTTATAACGTCGCCCGGGCGTTGCTGGACGGTGACATCTCAGTCGGCTCCTACGCCGCTGAGAAGATCGCCGACCCTGCGGCGATTGCCTTGATGGAGAAGACCAGTGTCGTCGAGGACCCGGCGCTGACGGCGCTGTTCCCACGGCACCTTGCCAACCGTGTTCGCGTGACCCTGGTTTCCGGCGAGCAAGTGGTGAGCGAGATGATCACCGGGCCCGGATCGGTAGAAACGCCGATGACCGATAGCGACTTCGAACGCAAGTTCCGGCGCATGGCGATGCCGCATATCGACGCATCGGCACAGGCCGCGGTGCTTGAATTCGTGGCGAGACTTGAAGATCAAACCGAGTTCGAGTCGTTGTTCACCGCGATGGCTGTTTCCTAG
- a CDS encoding LysR family transcriptional regulator — MNLNALIDFALVATHSGLGKASRASGRSKATLSRRIAELEEQLGVRLIERSARGLKLTEAGEMLIARAEGPLGEVIEAMTAAQEGVSTPRGRLRVAAPVLFSQLAMGRIGAEFCAAYPQVSIEVLAEDRLVDLVEEQFDVAIRINPRPDSNLVGRCFAKDRLVVVAAPGVAKPEPGAVSAVPAIVFSNFQPTQWNLDDGRLILEPIPRLWFSSFLMIRDAAVAGGGAALLPQSIAWSQLARGELVQWGTVSTVEAQLWVLHTSRRLAAPKVRAFVDFMCARYPDMSLVLEG, encoded by the coding sequence ATGAACCTGAACGCGTTGATCGATTTTGCGCTGGTCGCCACCCATTCAGGATTGGGAAAGGCCAGCCGTGCCAGCGGCCGGTCGAAAGCTACGCTGTCGCGCCGCATCGCCGAGCTGGAAGAACAATTGGGCGTCAGGCTGATCGAGCGCAGTGCCCGGGGACTGAAGCTGACCGAAGCCGGCGAAATGCTGATTGCCCGGGCCGAAGGTCCGCTGGGCGAAGTCATCGAAGCCATGACCGCGGCCCAGGAAGGCGTCTCGACGCCGCGTGGGCGTTTGCGAGTGGCGGCTCCGGTGTTGTTTTCGCAACTGGCGATGGGGCGCATCGGGGCGGAGTTCTGCGCGGCTTATCCGCAGGTGTCGATCGAAGTGCTGGCGGAGGATCGCCTGGTGGACTTGGTCGAGGAGCAATTTGACGTCGCCATCCGGATCAACCCACGCCCGGACAGCAATCTGGTCGGGCGCTGCTTCGCCAAGGACCGGTTGGTGGTCGTGGCCGCGCCTGGTGTCGCCAAGCCAGAACCCGGCGCAGTCAGCGCCGTTCCCGCTATCGTGTTCTCCAACTTCCAGCCGACCCAGTGGAACCTCGACGATGGGCGCCTGATCCTGGAGCCGATCCCCAGGCTCTGGTTTTCCTCGTTCCTGATGATTCGCGACGCCGCGGTGGCCGGTGGTGGAGCGGCACTTCTTCCGCAGTCCATTGCCTGGAGCCAACTGGCCCGTGGGGAATTGGTTCAGTGGGGGACAGTGTCGACGGTCGAAGCGCAGCTTTGGGTCCTGCACACTTCCAGGCGCCTGGCCGCTCCGAAAGTCCGGGCATTCGTCGATTTCATGTGCGCCCGGTACCCGGACATGTCGCTGGTACTGGAGGGATGA